TGTGGCaagattttaattgaatttcaaGTTAGTAAACTCACtataatttgctttttttattacattcacTAAACTAGGCCGTACCAATAACATTTTAACAACTatcaaatgtacaaaaatataaaagcaaatagATTACAGTTGTGTATGCCTTTCTAGAAGTAAATAGACTTTTTAACAGTTTAATTTCATCGACGGAATTGTAGATATATTTCGTAAGACTAGTTcttaaatagattatttaaagtaaactttaaatatacttatctaATTAATGTAGAATAATATGTTACGTCTTTTTGCATTATTTGTTggattttatcatgttttgttGACATACTTTTCCTAaaggttaataattatttgattggtATCGACTccacttttttttgttaatttataaggTATATTCAGTAGTACAATAAACTCACGGgtctataacataatattatgttgaaagtGCAATAAATGCATTGAATGATCCTCTAATGCAACCTTTGATCAATGACTGCGTTCATCCATCGGGATGATTCTGTTGTGTACATTACTGCAGCGGATTCCTGAAATTgattgtataatgttttgttcCCAGGATGAAGACTGAAGATAAGGTGAACCGAAGTCTACTGCAGAGCTCGCCTGCTCAGCATCCGGAGACCAGTTGTTgtagaacatttattttattttccattctAGAACGTAGAACTTAGGGGTGTCAGTTGCTATGAAGTTTTATGATGTTCTTTActggttaaatattaatacaccgTATAGGAAGTTTGAAAGTACTGCGGTTGTGCAAGCGGCCAGTGCGAGTAGGACTCGGCGCGTACTGTCGATGCCGCGCCGCCGGCCGTACGCGACGAACCGACGAGTGCAGCCTGCAGCCACGGGCGACCACCGCGTGCACGCTGCCTGCTACCTCGCGGTCTCTCCCTTCACAGCTTCTGCACACGTAATGGGTCATTTCGCTTACTTAGGGAACCTAGGAATTAATTTTCGTGAACCAGGTTGAAAAGGTCGGAGACGCTGATGCATGCGTTTACCGTATGAATGTCATCAGCTAATCTCCGACATTTGTCGACCTTGTCCTAAGGAGAAGTGCCCGTTTTGTTGCGACAGGTGAGACCCTAAATGGGCAACGACTGATCGAGTTCCGACTGGGACAAGAGGCGGAAGCGGAGCGTGGCGAGGAACTGTCCGTCGCGTCCGCCGAGCTGATGGTGCGCGCGGAGaccgcgccgcacgcgcgccaCCTGCGGTACACGCTGTGGGCGTTCACGGTCGGCGACAACGGCACGCTCGGCGCgctggcgggcgcggcgcggcgcgaccCGGCGCGCGGCTGGCAGCGCATCGACGTGACGGCGGCAGCGAGGCGctgggcggcggcgggcgctcgCGCGCCACTCCGGCTGCTGCTCGACTGCAGTGGTTGCGGCGGCCGCGTGCGGCTGCGGCTGGGCGGCGGGCAGGCGGCGCGCCCGCTGCTGCGCCTGCGCCTCAtgccgccgcccgcgcgccgccgccgcgcgctcgACTGCGACGCCGCCGAACACGGCCGCTGCTGCCGGCAGACCTACTACGTGAGCTTCAGCGCGCTCGGCTGGGACGACTGGATCGTCGCGCCGGAGGGCTACTACGCGAACTACTGCCGCGGCGCGTGCCTCAACTACCACTCGCAGGTGGTGGAGGCGGCGCGGCTGGAGCGAGCCGCGTGCTGCGCGCCCGTGCGCTTCTCCGCGCTGTCGCTCATCTACTTCGGCGCCGACTCGAACATCATCAAACGCGACCTGCCCGAGATGGTGGTCGAGGAGTGCGACTGCCCGTAGCGGTCCTGTACATAGCCCGCCGCTCGCCCGCGCCGCTCCGCCGCTctccgccgcccgccgccgcggcGCGCTTCTGCCGCtcttcaatccgatttaatCCGAatcgattataaataatattctcgaCTTGTGTAATGTTTTGTTCCTCGCGTTCGAAAGACTATATCCTaaatcgaataaataaataaatccctgTGTGCGCGGGGCCCGGCGCGCGATCGCACCGCCCGCCGCGCGTAGTAGTTGTGGTAGTGGTCGCGTGCGCCACGTGGTGCCGCGTGGTGGCGCGCGCATGTTACTGTCGCCGCTGGGCGCGAGTGCGCGCGGgcacgcggcgcggcgcggcgtgcagCGCGCGGTGCGGGGGCGCGCGACCCTCCGCACACGgcctaaataatttaatactatgCCGTTTTCTTTCACCCCGTTTGGTGATCGcttgtaattattgtaaactgtattataataattattataattataattataataaatcaacttTTTCATAATTACTACGACTTCTTTTATTTCCTTTGACCCTTAGAAACAACCTTTGGTGATTTGCAACTATTTCAAATTTGTAATACACGTAAGTCGTAATGGACCCTTAAAATTGTCCGAGTTATCTATATATGTTGTgagcttattaaaatatctgaaaCCTATAAAACGACGCGAGACAGTGGTGTTTATGAAtactttatgtatttaaatctcGTGTAATAGACTATTTATATTGCCCTCACAAAATTGACTACTTATTCTACAGAGTCCTTTTTGTAACTCGTTCGATCAGACATTCTCTGTATCTGTGGGCAGCATGAGCGCTTTATAACTCACACACTCTCTGTCGGTATTCACTTCATAGCTGCACGGGGAAGGCTCAGTGCATTTCCTGACTATAGGAACCACATACATAAATGCCAAATAACAGAATGGACTTTCCATTTCATAGTAGTAGAGAGGcaatcagtatttttatatacaactaggtgttgctctCGGCTGTACCCGCGATGAAAGCCTCTCCCGCCATAACAGACCGAAAAACACTACCGATCCATATAGCAATCTGTCCCACGCCAGCAacctttactaataataatatcaaataataaaattaaattatttctaacgAGAACAAAATACCGGGATAAAAACTATCTATCTAGGACATTGTCTACTTGTGTGCCAAATtgcatctaaatccgtttagctgttttACTTTACTTCTCACAAATAATCAAAACTTTCTCATTTGTGATATTACTAGGCGTAGCTCGTGGCTTTGCCGGCATGAAAAGCATTTTTtactacaaaagtccctaaaacactacaGCGATTCATAACGCGAACTctacaccagcgccatctatttaaagaatcaaatttaaaaaacattgttgaAGTATTCAAGTTTAATTTCCATCGAGTTTGCTCAGGTAgtgatgatttaaaataaaatgacacgGGTGCTCTCTACGAGATCTGTATTGCAACTAACTtaacacaagaaaatataacgCTTACACAATATTCACGCTTGTGACTCGAACTAACATTATTTTCCAAGGAATCaatttaccggaataaaaatagcctgtgttaatccaggacatgatctacctATATACCAAATTCACTTAGATTTCAACAAcctttcacacacacacaccatcacgcatttatccccgaagggatatgcagaggtgcaaccagggcacccacttttcgccgagtgtgttccgtcccaggatatgattggggacgagcctatcgccatatagggtataaattccagactccgggatgatattgagcagaaaaacccaaatatcactttgcccgacccgggattcgaacccaggacctcagagcgctaccgtaccgcgcatgcagtacaactacgccaacgaggcagtcaaACAAACTTTcagatttgtaatattaataaaatataaagaataataaaataatagaatgtaaaatataaagtagtaaGATATTAAGTAAATGAGTATGGCAAATTACCAGTATTTTAGGCTTTCTTAGGTTTCTGGGAATAAGTCAACGAAATCAAAGAAAATGTCAGGTCATTTATGAAAAAGTgcttactttgtaatttaaataccGTCTgctttaattcaaattaaaagaaatatttattgtgaaaaacGATAACTCATcggtaataaaagtttttattaattaaaaaaaaacagcaacaTTTCACACGCACTTATTCATTCATACTTCTATGTTGATTATGACTGGGCTGTCATAACATTATACTCTGATATCTACATctataacaatttataacattCGCGATAAGTGGTAGAagcgaaatttattttatttacaataatcatGTTTTATATATCAATCTACATAAGAAAAGGAATGGTTAAGTATCCTTGTGGCCCTGCTGAGGTTTAACAAACATTAGTATAtgcataatacaaaatatatatcttaaagattgataattatcaataatgtattataataagttCCACCACACCGCTGCGCCGCTGACGAATTTTGGAAACGATGGCAATCTTTACGTGACGAGTGGTTGAAGTTACGGGAACTCGTTTCAGATTAGTTTCCAACTACGGAAGTTATTGGATAAcagtaaatatattcataagcAGACAGTCTATGTATTGGTTTCAAATTCTTCTTTTTGGGCAGTCCGTTTCTGAACTAGGTTCTTAGTATacgaattcaaaataattaaataatagaagTACACTGTAATGATCTGTCGTCATGCATGCTTTAAGGAatgatattgaattatttattgccacgtttctagaaaaataaattgattttaattatgatatagAGGAAATTAACCGTAGCACAAATATTGGTGATTGGTGAACGATATAGAAAATAACTTTACTaatggtaagtctctcatatatgggagtccgcatgggtaggtaccaacgcaatgtctatttctgctgccaggagcagtgtatagtcactgttgtgttccggtttgaaggacattgtagccaatgtagctactagacataatgagacttaacatctcacgtctcaggatggggagcgcagtggaataccaaacaatattttgtaattcaaggtgttggatgatgtttctactgtttatgagcggtcatatcgcttataatcaggcgaacggcaagctcgtctcgtcattcaaagcaataaaaaaaatgctgattTAATTTCACTTAATAGGTCGTACAAGATTTTACTAACTTGTATACAAGATGTACTATATAGAAAGGTGTGACACGGATTGCGCACTCAACAATTACCACCCATATAATACTactaaatatcttaaaaaaagaaacattgtcagaaataaaaaatgatgatCTAAATATTAATTGGTGAAAACCCCATACTCAATCTTGCAGAAGTCTAACTCGAACAATATCAATGCTATATTGTTTAGGGATGAAGAAGTTGTGTCGGACGGCGCCGGTCGGTCGCGATGCGTCGTCCAGTCGTCCCGCGCTCGAGTCCCGAGTCTGCCACTTGAGTGCGAGTGCGTGGATCGATGTACCGCTAGACAATGCGGCGCCGCCAGCGCCGGGCCTCTGCGAGGTGGTAGCTATCTGCCAACGATGAATAATAGTTTTTCCATTCTATTTAGAATAgaaattcattttcaataaaaaaaaatacatttaaaaaaattatctcttGTCAGCATTTTCTTCAAGTTGTTTGCTATGTTTACGATTTTTACATACGACTTAACATTATGTAAGATTGTGCTGAATAATAtccgatatttaaaatttcattaaaaaattacagCAAAAAAATCCTCAGgagataattttatagaataaatgtgtttaaactgtaaagaaaattataaattagttttatatcataaaaaatattacactttcgtaattatttttatctatgcgCGGATAGAGTCGTTGATACATCcactaacattaaatataaatagattttacacTTCCTTATCAATAAAGGAAGTATTCGTATAAGCGTTATCGTTTCCTAAACtgtgtaaataaaacacttgAGTCTTAATAAATTCTACAGCCCAAATAATTTTCGGCTACTCAGTCCACGACCAAACAAATAGAATACAATCGCTCCAGTAACATGAGATGCGTTAATAAAAAGAGATAAGCTAGATTGTACTCTCCTTTTAATAGAATTCATCTTCTagtattatatgaaaaatattttaaggatcTCTACATAAACTACTTATATACTATAGTATGGATAAACGTCAGGACCATTAGAGCAGTTTCGTTTCCAATATAAACTTgattaaaattaactaatttattatcaatGGTTATACTATCTCAAAAAATGCATTTGTTTTGCTACTGGAAAACATGTTATAAAGGTAGACTatgtaagaataaaaa
The nucleotide sequence above comes from Manduca sexta isolate Smith_Timp_Sample1 chromosome 11, JHU_Msex_v1.0, whole genome shotgun sequence. Encoded proteins:
- the LOC115450778 gene encoding inhibin beta chain; the encoded protein is MVRAETAPHARHLRYTLWAFTVGDNGTLGALAGAARRDPARGWQRIDVTAAARRWAAAGARAPLRLLLDCSGCGGRVRLRLGGGQAARPLLRLRLMPPPARRRRALDCDAAEHGRCCRQTYYVSFSALGWDDWIVAPEGYYANYCRGACLNYHSQVVEAARLERAACCAPVRFSALSLIYFGADSNIIKRDLPEMVVEECDCP